Proteins found in one Verrucomicrobiota bacterium genomic segment:
- a CDS encoding DNA replication/repair protein RecF, with translation MHLAHLRLRDFRNYSRLDLDLSPGFHLLIGDNAQGKTNILEAIYLLATLRSFRGVGGAQITRHDQRGYFVGARVIGPDEHEIKMYWSAQQRKLSLDGRPVRKLSEYFGLLRAVVFCTEDLQLVKGAASRRRRFLDLLLAQTQPTYLPLLQRYARALRSRNALLKQRLSDPAALESFTRELVLTGNQLTRFRRELLPRFSPLARLAYLRIAAEAEELRLEYQPSVRADFAVELAQSRAREHVLRSTVVGPHRDELRLVLEDRLAAQFASEGQKRSIAIALKMAQAEYLTGIHGSAPVLLIDDIMGELDPKRRRGLLPLLRRAHRSRSQVFMTVTKEDWPEELGRDLVRWSVESGTVCPLTHPG, from the coding sequence GTGCATCTGGCTCACCTACGGCTTCGGGACTTCCGCAATTACTCGCGCCTGGATCTCGATTTGTCGCCGGGGTTTCATCTTTTGATCGGGGACAACGCCCAGGGAAAGACGAATATTCTGGAAGCGATCTATCTGCTGGCGACCTTGCGCTCGTTTCGCGGAGTCGGTGGCGCGCAGATCACCCGGCACGATCAGCGCGGTTATTTCGTCGGCGCGCGCGTCATCGGCCCGGACGAGCACGAGATCAAAATGTACTGGTCCGCGCAGCAGCGAAAGCTCAGCCTGGATGGACGCCCGGTGCGAAAGCTGTCGGAATACTTTGGGCTTTTGCGCGCGGTAGTGTTCTGCACGGAGGATTTGCAGTTGGTGAAAGGCGCCGCGAGCCGTCGCCGCCGTTTTCTGGACTTGCTCCTGGCTCAAACCCAGCCCACGTATCTTCCTTTGCTCCAGCGGTACGCCCGGGCCTTGCGCTCCCGCAACGCCTTGCTGAAGCAGCGCCTGTCAGACCCGGCGGCGCTGGAAAGTTTCACACGCGAACTGGTCCTGACCGGGAATCAACTGACTCGATTTCGGCGCGAACTGCTGCCTCGCTTTTCTCCGCTGGCGCGCCTGGCGTATCTGCGGATCGCGGCCGAGGCGGAGGAGTTGCGTCTGGAGTATCAACCCTCCGTCCGGGCGGACTTTGCGGTCGAACTGGCCCAGTCCCGGGCGCGGGAACACGTGCTGCGCTCCACCGTCGTTGGCCCGCATCGCGACGAGCTGCGGTTGGTGCTGGAAGATCGGTTAGCGGCTCAATTTGCCAGCGAAGGCCAGAAGCGGTCGATTGCCATCGCTTTGAAAATGGCCCAGGCGGAATATCTGACCGGCATTCACGGAAGCGCGCCGGTGCTGCTGATCGACGACATCATGGGCGAGTTGGACCCGAAGCGTCGCCGCGGTCTTCTTCCTTTGCTTCGCCGCGCGCACCGCAGCCGGAGCCAGGTTTTCATGACCGTCACAAAGGAAGATTGGCCGGAAGAGCTCGGACGGGACCTCGTGCGGTGGAGCGTCGAGTCCGGGACGGTTTGTCCATTGACGCACCCTGGTTGA